From the genome of Eucalyptus grandis isolate ANBG69807.140 chromosome 2, ASM1654582v1, whole genome shotgun sequence, one region includes:
- the LOC104433508 gene encoding protein DETOXIFICATION 29 isoform X2, translating to MGSALETLCGQAYGAGQLDMLGIYLQRSWVILNTTAVALCFLYIFAAKLLRLIGQTEAISDEAGMFAVWMIPQLFMYAMNFPIAKFLQAQSKIMVMAVIAGVVLVLHIVFSWLLMLKLGWGLVGAAVVLDASWVVIVAALLAYIFSGTCGRAWTGFSWKAFENLWGFVRLSLASAVMLCLEVWYFMALILFAGYLKNAEVSVDALSICMNILGWTLMEALGMNAAISVRVSNELGAAHPRTAKFSLIVAVISSFMVGLVLSAILLATQDVYPSLFSSDSSVQALVKELTPVLALCIVINNVQPVLSGVAIGAGWQATVAYVNIACYYLFGVPMGLIFGYKLNWGVKGIWCGMLMGTVVQTCVLIFMVYRTNWNEEASIAEERIKRWGGPSEDQRLAAANDLEK from the exons AAGCGCGCTAGAGACGCTGTGCGGGCAGGCTTACGGGGCGGGGCAGCTGGACATGCTGGGCATATACCTGCAGCGCTCCTGGGTCATCCTCAACACGACGGCAGTGGCGCTGTGCTTCTTGTACATCTTCGCGGCGAAGCTCCTGCGGCTGATAGGGCAGACGGAGGCGATCTCGGATGAGGCCGGGATGTTCGCGGTCTGGATGATCCCGCAGCTGTTCATGTACGCGATGAACTTTCCAATCGCCAAGTTCCTGCAGGCGCAGAGCAAGATTATGGTGATGGCGGTCATCGCCGGGGTGGTGCTGGTGCTCCACATCGTGTTCAGTTGGCTGCTGATGCTGAAGCTCGGGTGGGGGCTCGTTGGGGCCGCCGTCGTGCTCGACGCCTCGTGGGTGGTCATCGTGGCAGCCCTGCTCGCCTACATATTCAGCGGCACGTGCGGGAGGGCGTGGACGGGGTTCTCCTGGAAGGCATTCGAGAACCTGTGGGGGTTCGTGAGGCTGTCCCTCGCTTCGGCCGTCATGCTCTG CTTGGAGGTTTGGTATTTCATGGCGCTCATTCTCTTCGCGGGTTACTTAAAGAATGCGGAGGTTTCGGTGGACGCCTTGTCTATCTG CATGAACATACTGGGGTGGACACTCATGGAGGCTCTTGGAATGAATGCAGCCATAAG TGTGAGGGTGTCAAATGAACTCGGAGCAGCTCATCCAAGAACGGCAAAATTCTCGCTCATAGTGGCAGTGATCTCCTCGTTCATGGTTGGTCTAGTCTTGTCGGCGATCTTGCTTGCCACTCAAGACGTATATCCATCCTTATTCTCCAGCGACTCATCCGTCCAGGCTTTGGTCAAGGAGCTCACGCCAGTGCTGGCTTTGTGCATAGTCATCAATAACGTCCAACCAGTGCTCTCGG GCGTGGCCATCGGAGCTGGATGGCAAGCCACAGTTGCATATGTGAACATTGCCTGCTATTATCTTTTTGGAGTTCCCATGGGTCTGATCTTTGGTTATAAACTAAACTGGGGTGTCAAG GGGATCTGGTGCGGAATGTTGATGGGTACAGTAGTGCAAACATGTGTGCTCATCTTCATGGTTTATAGGACGAACTGGAACGAAGAG GCTTCTATTGctgaagaaagaataaaaaggtgGGGAGGTCCTTCTGAAGACCAGCGACTTGCAGCAGCGAATGACTTAGAGAAATGA